In Polyodon spathula isolate WHYD16114869_AA chromosome 11, ASM1765450v1, whole genome shotgun sequence, one genomic interval encodes:
- the LOC121323051 gene encoding protein FAM237A-like, which yields MDSMSRARIGWTLRLTYTLLIIGTLCVSPHMCHSQIDPLALGKADPQCWESSSALLLEMRKPRISDTVSGFWDFMIYLKSSDNMKHGALFWDLAQLFWDIYVDCVLSRTHGLGRRQLSERKQEIMGLHSFITDKSYIRGQRRDYPKNKYTQDLIGIHVPRNAPGVLGRITKFLGLKRSSRM from the exons ATGGACTCCATGAGTAGAGCTCGAATAGGCTGGACCCTCAGACTCACATATACCCTCCTGATAATCGGAACACTATGTGTCAGCCCACATATGTGCCACAGCCAGATCGACCCCCTGGCTCTGGGGAAAGCAGACCCACAGTGCTGGGAGTCCTCCTCAGCACTCCTTTTAGAAATGAGAAAGCCACGCATCTCTGACACTGTCTCGGGCTTTTGGGACTTTATGATCTACTTGAAGTCATCTGACAACATGAAGCACGGAGCTCTGTTTTGGGACTTGGCCCAGCTCTTCTGGGATATCTACGTGGACTGCGTGCTATCCCGAACACATGGCCTGGGACGCAGACAACTCTCTGAAAGGAAGCAGGAAATAATGGGTCTGCATTCCTTTATCACAGACA agtCATATATCCGGGGACAAAGAAGAGATTACCCAAAAAACAAATATACTCAAGACTTGATAGGAATCCATGTACCCAGAAATGCACCTGGGGTACTGGGGAGGATAACCAAATTCCTAGGCTTAAAGAGGAGCTCCAGAATGTAG
- the dytn gene encoding dystrotelin, whose protein sequence is MDPDTIEGLNEVQHAVYRTAFKLRSLQNLCQLHFIDLPLIGPMLQDLRTKIRDDGAISVQDLSQSLELLFQNASQEKPGQVAEGATERTVSLVATMFDRDQTGFIQLRSVAAALIAFSADKPSAKYTDLFQLAVQCSASHYATNRQVTRSGLRVLLQDLKQVPGVVCEGHVFGQVESAVRSCFHGVLSAGIPEEKFTAWLNSEPQFLLWLSTLYRVSATEAVIHQSRCDICKAFPITGLRYRCLKCLNFHICQRCFLTSRTAKNHKNSHPVMEHCSQPSLRENLKVFTRTVRNNLLTRQCKQKEAQRRGALLVVQSEEFPAEDQRLTDLSHQALSHSPTCISHCDAGVQIQPEEIIRKASKAMQTDEAEPKYQPETLRQKQVPRIMPKKVTMTPSEKELYHSRASVKDLARGKWYLEEQLQLWKVKVQSEINSQEDKCDKLEAKIEVLTEHNKNLQDELVNVRQLVQVNLNRTKSILPNVSQSTELNSRIMNEHIAVQTRLGQTCSVRNLKNKERQPSSLRADSRKPVSYPNKHETAGSNSFTRYAEAEARISDKHQGVLSETHSGDKAPAEAWDVGVTKSVSDAEVLKNAQVESVLSVPNAEKPCGDGIQGEEEELFQLVQRLKNALSVKVQPGMKFFSVKLQAYEELWLTWPVTGLSRASFTLHIPLHLVFKPQWD, encoded by the exons ATGGATCCTGATACAATAG AAGGACTAAATGAAGTCCAGCATGCTGTTTACCGCACTGCTTTCAAACTGCGTTCACTGCAGAATCTGTGCCAGT tacattttataGATTTGCCACTGATTGGTCCTATGCTGCAAGACCTAAGAACAAAGATACGTGATGATGGAGCGATCTCAGTCCAAGACCTGTCTCAAAGCCTGGAGCTACTGTTCCAGAATGCCAGCCAGGAGAAACCTGGTCAGGTGGCAGAGGGAGCCACAGAGCGCACCGTGAGCCTGGTAGCCACCATGTTTGACAG GGATCAGACAGGTTTTATTCAACTGAGATCAGTTGCAGCTGCTTTGATTGCCTTTTCAGCTGACAAACCTTCAGCTAAGTATACTG ATCTCTTTCAGCTGGCTGTCCAGTGCAGTGCCAGTCATTACGCCACCAACAGGCAGGTGACTAGGAGTGGCCTAAGGGTTCTGCTGCAGGACCTGAAGCAG GTGCCTGGGGTAGTTTGTGAGGGACATGTTTTTGGACAGGTGGAGAGTGCAGTACGCAGCTGCTTTCATGGG gTGCTCAGTGCAGGGATTCCTGAAGAGAAGTTTACTGCCTGGTTGAATTCAGAGCCCCAGTTTCTTTTGTGGCTCTCCACCCTGTACAGAGTATCAGCCACTGAAGCTGTCATCCATCAGTCAAGGTGTGACATCTGCAAAGCTTTCCCCATCACTGGTCTCAG ATATCGATGTCTGAAGTGCCTGAACTTTCACATTTGCCAGCGGTGCTTTTTAACCAGTAGGACTGCAAAAAATCATAAGAACTCACACCCTGTGATGGAGCACTGTTCGCAG CCCTCTCTGAGGGAGAATCTGAAAGTTTTCACTCGAACTGTACGGAACAACTTGCTGACAAGGCAGTGTAAGCAGAAAGAGGCTCAGAGAAGAGGGGCTTTGCTTGTAGTGCAGAGTGAAGAGTTCCCTGCTGAGGACCAGAGACT CACTGACCTATCTCATCAAGCGCTCAGTCACAGTCCTACATGTATCTCACACTGTGATGCAGGAGTTCAGATCCAGCCAGAGGAGATCATTAGGAAAGCATCAAAGGCCATGCAAACAGATGAAGCAGAACCCAAATATCAGCCAGAGACTCTAAGGCAGAAACAG GTTCCCAGAATTATGCCGAAGAAAGTCACAATGACTCCTTCAGAAAAAGAATTATACCACTCAAGAGCATCTGTCAAGGACTTAGCGAGGGGCAAATG GTATCTGGAAGAGCAGCTACAGCTGTGGAAAGTTAAAGTTCAATCCGAGATCAACTCACAAGAAGACAAGTGTGACAAACTTGAAGCAAAGATTGAAGTCCTAACAGAGCACAACAAAAACTTACAAGATGAACTGGTTAATGTTCGACAGCTAGTACAG gtAAATCTTAACCGTACTAAAAGCATTTTGCCAAATGTTTCACAATCTACTGAATTGAACTCAAGGATCATGAATGAACATATAGCTGTTCAAACACGACTTGGTCAAACATGCTCTGTCAGAAACTTGAAAAACAAAGAACGGCAGCCATCTTCATTGAGAGCGGACAGCAGAAAGCCAGTCTCTTACCCCAATAAACATGAGACAGCAGGCTCTAATTCATTCACCAGGTACGCAGAGGCTGAAGCCAGAATATCAGACAAACATCAAGGAGTACTATCTGAAACCCACTCCGGGGATAAGGCCCCAGCTGAAGCTTGGGATGTTGGGGTCACAAAGTCAGTGTCTGATGCAGAGGTCCTCAAGAATGCGCAGGTAGAGAGCGTGCTTTCAGTGCCTAATGCAGAGAAGCCTTGTGGAGACGGGATTCAGGGTGAGGAAGAGGAGTTGTTTCAGTTGGTGCAGAGACTGAAAAATGCACTTTCTGTAAAGGTGCAGCCAGGTATGAAGTTTTTCTCAGTAAAGTTGCAGGCCTACGAAGAGTTGTGGCTGACATGGCCAGTCACAGGACTGTCTCGTGCTAGTTTTACCTTACATATACCCCTTCACCTAGTGTTCAAACCACAGTGGGACtga